From the genome of Pelobacter propionicus DSM 2379, one region includes:
- the malQ gene encoding 4-alpha-glucanotransferase, with product MLNRRGCGVLLHPTSLPGPGGIGSLGVHGRRFVDLLCDMGMSYWQVLPLTPPACGNSPYSAFSAFAGNPLLIDLERVAEEGDLGSADQGEGYPEGYVDFGAVILRKTELLRRAGEAFLARGDAGRTAEFREFCANTPWLEDYALFMALKHRFQGKVWNHWPEGLARITPRARRQQGEWLRHDMQLQSYLQWQCARQWQELRRYANRRGIAIIGDIPIFVAYDSADVWGERGLFLLDREGDPTVVAGVPPDYFSATGQLWGNPLYDWEAMERDGYEWWIRRFRASLELFDIVRVDHFRGFEAAWQVPAGATTARGGRWVKGPGELLFDRLRDVLGELPVIAEDLGVITPEVLTLRDRYRFPGMKILQFAFDADLDDRDLPHNHVPHGVVFTGTHDNDTTRGWCESRSAAELEEMAAYLGTAGDDCPGDLMRAALMSVANTAILPLQDILGLDSGARMNIPGTPWGNWEWRFTWEMIPEGLAASLRSRLERYGRGRHGGNDHGT from the coding sequence ATGCTCAACAGACGAGGGTGCGGGGTCCTGCTGCATCCGACCTCCCTGCCCGGCCCCGGCGGGATCGGCTCGCTGGGGGTGCATGGCCGGCGTTTCGTGGACCTTTTGTGCGACATGGGCATGTCCTACTGGCAGGTTCTGCCGCTCACCCCCCCTGCCTGCGGCAATTCCCCCTATTCCGCCTTTAGCGCCTTTGCCGGCAACCCGCTGCTGATCGACCTGGAACGGGTGGCGGAGGAGGGGGATCTGGGCTCCGCCGACCAGGGGGAGGGGTATCCCGAGGGGTATGTGGATTTTGGCGCCGTTATCCTGCGCAAGACGGAACTGCTGCGGCGGGCGGGGGAGGCCTTCCTGGCCCGGGGGGACGCGGGTCGCACGGCGGAATTCCGGGAGTTTTGCGCCAATACTCCCTGGCTGGAGGATTATGCCCTCTTCATGGCGCTCAAGCACCGCTTTCAGGGCAAGGTATGGAATCACTGGCCCGAGGGGCTCGCCCGCATCACCCCCCGGGCGCGCCGCCAGCAGGGGGAATGGCTCCGCCACGACATGCAGCTTCAGAGCTATCTGCAGTGGCAGTGTGCGCGGCAGTGGCAGGAACTGCGCCGTTACGCCAACAGGCGGGGAATAGCCATCATTGGCGACATCCCCATCTTCGTGGCCTACGATTCGGCCGATGTGTGGGGCGAGCGCGGGCTGTTCCTGCTGGACCGAGAGGGCGATCCGACGGTGGTGGCCGGTGTTCCCCCCGACTACTTCAGCGCCACCGGACAGTTGTGGGGCAATCCGCTCTACGACTGGGAGGCCATGGAGCGGGACGGATACGAGTGGTGGATCCGGCGCTTCCGGGCCAGCCTGGAGCTCTTCGACATCGTCCGGGTGGACCACTTCCGCGGATTCGAGGCTGCCTGGCAGGTGCCGGCCGGCGCCACCACGGCCCGTGGGGGACGCTGGGTCAAAGGGCCGGGGGAGTTGTTGTTCGACCGCCTGCGGGACGTGCTGGGGGAGCTTCCGGTCATTGCCGAAGATTTGGGGGTGATCACGCCGGAGGTGCTGACGCTCAGGGACCGCTACCGCTTCCCTGGCATGAAGATCCTGCAGTTCGCCTTCGACGCCGACCTGGACGACCGGGACCTGCCCCACAACCACGTCCCCCATGGCGTGGTGTTTACCGGCACGCATGACAACGACACCACCAGAGGGTGGTGCGAATCCCGCTCGGCCGCGGAGCTGGAGGAGATGGCCGCCTACCTGGGCACGGCCGGGGACGACTGCCCCGGCGACCTGATGCGCGCCGCGCTCATGTCCGTGGCCAACACCGCCATCCTGCCGCTGCAGGATATCCTCGGTCTGGACAGCGGGGCACGTATGAACATTCCCGGCACCCCCTGGGGCAACTGGGAGTGGCGCTTCACCTGGGAGATGATTCCGGAGGGGCTGGCGGCCTCGCTGCGCAGCCGGCTGGAACGCTACGGCAGGGGACGGCATGGAGGAAACGATCATGGGACATGA
- a CDS encoding translocation/assembly module TamB domain-containing protein codes for MARLSLALLTCALAVAVVAGAAWVVSTPRGAYWLINTMGALSDGAFSAGNVSGRLRGRLLLERVRLSVGRQLLEVERLELRWKPELLLAGTIAVQELNLEGVRIQDDAPPDDKPLDLVWPRIPEWGRLLDVVISRLRVTDLVYRRLREQPLRLDSAVCSLAWRDEQLTLDALSLVLPVGRVGGSVSAGFGHPSLRAELTATLARPVGEMNRFLLRVGTGRRGEGEQLAGTVSLTGGTARAGRVGLTGELGMTRTGFNLRRVRLERPGRRGTLTVDGSLALNAPQPFLSLRMALAGLDLAPELHLATNLSGTLRLRGTLDSYQGDLILANQGMGWRTARLSATCRGTRHTLRLAPLKAAILDGSLGGRLDMQWRDGFALNGELSARNLNPARIDPGWKGVLNVALTGAMAWPESGRPAGRVSASLLKSRLHGQALTGELRAALDGSEVTLGRLLLSGNGFDLHARGKLSRKIDLSARISELSRLIPGTEGRLVAGGWLALNNGRVSGAITGTGNELAWAGMRVATASLNARLGRGAGYPLHLEAALKELSRETIRLNSVTLRADGTLSRHDLNATLRSGGGEARLTLVAGFGDARWRGTISRLAGRDAAGPWALSAPARFSVGSGRFFLSPLRLSAGTAEYLQISVDLAPNPLVGELQAQWAGLNLGRFNPFLKDGRITGNSNGALRLGFLPAKRLSLAGNVLASGTVTTGGRSMTFSRGLLTVNGGDRGLRLDMELATATGGSLRANFSSSAPLTLALPERGTLAAELEGIDLGPLKAWLPSGTVVEGRLSGRMDGATLAGQRFQLNGSAQLSGGSVRRATPDGEMKLIFRTAELSWAWHGEALSGELSLAMEQYGQLRADFRLPVAARLPVAPNPRAPLSVSLDGRFQEKGMLAALFPGVLRETSGELDAHCRIGGSWDAPQLEGRLNLARAGASLPSAGIHLKDVQLSARLERDLILIDSLRAVSGPGQISATARITLADWRVSGLKGTIRGENFQAVSFPELHMLGSPDLSFEGTPQRLTVRGELRIPEMRINGASSRTLVSPSSDVIREGNIAPAATESPPILDARVRVLLGERVRVKASGIDASLGGSMDLAMNGLDKITSSGEIRVVKGKFSTYGVNLDIVRGRLFFTGGPIHRPTLDFLALRTIGDVRAGVTVAGTLQRPVTRLYSEPAMQDSDILAYVVLGHPMSGNGSQTNLMAKAAGALLGSSQASVLFYRIRDQLGLSSLEVQDGGGVSGTMGYKPLQVTPPGSVASTQQGSVADTALSVGKYLTPKLYISYGRSLFTGSNLVRLRYDIFRNWQIETQAGNESSVDLYYKLEFR; via the coding sequence ATGGCACGGCTCTCCCTGGCTCTCCTTACCTGCGCCCTGGCCGTTGCCGTTGTGGCCGGCGCCGCCTGGGTCGTCTCCACGCCCCGGGGCGCCTACTGGCTGATCAACACCATGGGCGCCCTGAGCGATGGCGCATTCTCGGCCGGGAACGTCTCGGGGAGGCTTCGCGGCCGTCTGCTGCTGGAGCGGGTGCGGTTGTCAGTGGGGCGGCAGCTGCTGGAGGTGGAGAGGCTTGAGCTGCGCTGGAAGCCGGAGCTGCTCCTGGCAGGCACCATTGCCGTGCAGGAGCTGAACCTGGAGGGGGTGCGCATCCAGGACGATGCCCCTCCTGACGACAAACCGCTGGATCTGGTTTGGCCGCGCATACCCGAGTGGGGCCGCCTGCTGGATGTCGTCATCTCCCGGCTGCGGGTGACGGATCTTGTCTATCGCCGGCTGCGGGAACAGCCGCTGCGACTGGACTCCGCCGTCTGCTCCCTGGCCTGGCGGGACGAACAGCTTACCCTGGATGCTCTCTCGTTGGTGTTGCCCGTGGGACGGGTGGGGGGGAGCGTCTCGGCCGGTTTCGGCCATCCGTCGCTCAGGGCTGAGCTGACCGCCACCCTGGCGCGTCCGGTAGGGGAGATGAACCGCTTCCTGTTGCGGGTGGGAACGGGGCGCAGGGGGGAGGGGGAGCAGCTTGCCGGGACGGTCAGCCTGACGGGCGGCACGGCCAGGGCGGGGAGGGTCGGGCTGACGGGAGAGCTGGGCATGACGCGCACCGGCTTCAACCTGCGCCGGGTCCGCCTGGAGAGGCCGGGCAGGAGGGGCACGCTGACCGTCGATGGCTCCCTGGCCCTGAATGCTCCGCAACCGTTCCTGTCGCTGCGCATGGCGCTCGCGGGGCTCGACTTGGCCCCTGAGCTGCATCTGGCGACCAACCTGTCGGGAACCCTCCGCCTGAGGGGAACCCTGGACAGCTATCAGGGGGACCTCATCCTTGCCAACCAGGGGATGGGGTGGCGGACGGCTAGGCTCTCCGCAACCTGCCGGGGCACGCGGCACACTCTGCGGCTGGCGCCGTTGAAGGCCGCAATCCTGGATGGATCCCTAGGGGGAAGGCTGGACATGCAGTGGCGCGACGGCTTTGCCCTGAACGGGGAGCTCAGCGCCAGAAATCTCAACCCCGCCCGCATCGATCCGGGCTGGAAAGGGGTGCTGAATGTGGCGCTGACGGGCGCCATGGCCTGGCCCGAGAGCGGCCGGCCTGCCGGGCGGGTCAGCGCCTCTCTGCTGAAGAGCCGCCTGCACGGCCAGGCACTGACCGGCGAGCTGCGGGCCGCTCTCGACGGCAGCGAGGTCACCCTTGGCCGACTGCTGCTGTCGGGTAACGGCTTTGACCTGCATGCCCGGGGGAAGCTGAGCCGGAAAATCGACCTCAGTGCCCGCATCAGCGAACTTTCCCGGTTGATACCGGGCACCGAGGGGAGGCTCGTGGCCGGCGGATGGCTGGCCCTGAACAACGGCCGGGTCAGCGGCGCCATCACCGGAACGGGTAATGAGCTGGCCTGGGCCGGGATGCGTGTGGCCACGGCCAGCCTGAACGCCCGACTGGGGCGCGGGGCGGGCTATCCCCTGCATCTGGAGGCAGCGCTCAAGGAGCTGAGCCGCGAAACTATCAGGCTGAACAGCGTCACGCTCAGGGCGGACGGCACCCTCTCCCGCCACGACTTGAACGCTACCCTGCGCTCTGGCGGCGGCGAGGCAAGGCTGACCCTGGTCGCCGGGTTCGGTGATGCCCGATGGCGGGGGACCATCAGCCGGCTGGCCGGCCGGGACGCTGCTGGCCCCTGGGCGCTGAGCGCACCGGCGAGGTTTAGCGTCGGCTCCGGGAGGTTCTTCCTCTCCCCCCTGAGACTCAGCGCAGGCACGGCTGAATATCTCCAGATTTCCGTTGATCTGGCCCCGAATCCCCTGGTTGGTGAGCTGCAGGCGCAGTGGGCCGGTCTGAACCTGGGCAGGTTCAATCCGTTCCTGAAGGATGGCCGCATAACGGGAAACAGCAACGGCGCGCTGCGCCTGGGGTTTCTGCCCGCTAAGCGGCTTTCCCTTGCGGGGAACGTCCTTGCCAGCGGGACCGTCACCACCGGGGGGAGGAGTATGACCTTTTCCCGCGGCTTGCTGACCGTAAACGGCGGCGACCGGGGATTGCGGCTGGATATGGAGCTGGCCACGGCGACCGGCGGGAGCCTGCGGGCCAATTTTTCCTCGTCCGCTCCCCTTACTCTGGCCCTGCCGGAACGGGGAACGCTGGCTGCGGAGCTGGAGGGAATCGACCTGGGGCCGCTCAAGGCCTGGCTCCCCAGCGGCACCGTTGTCGAGGGGCGCCTCAGCGGGCGGATGGACGGAGCAACCCTGGCGGGGCAACGCTTCCAACTGAACGGCAGCGCCCAGCTTTCCGGTGGGAGCGTCCGGCGGGCCACTCCAGATGGCGAGATGAAGCTGATCTTCAGGACGGCGGAGCTTAGCTGGGCCTGGCACGGGGAGGCGCTCTCCGGCGAGCTCTCCCTGGCCATGGAGCAGTACGGCCAGCTCCGGGCGGATTTCCGGCTGCCGGTCGCGGCGCGCCTGCCGGTGGCTCCCAATCCCCGCGCCCCCCTGAGTGTCTCGCTGGACGGACGGTTCCAGGAGAAGGGGATGCTGGCCGCACTGTTTCCGGGAGTGCTCCGGGAGACCAGCGGGGAGCTGGATGCCCACTGCCGCATCGGCGGCAGCTGGGACGCGCCCCAGCTGGAGGGGAGGCTGAACCTTGCCCGGGCCGGGGCCTCTCTGCCCAGCGCGGGCATTCATCTGAAAGATGTCCAGCTCAGTGCCCGGCTTGAACGGGACCTGATCCTGATCGATTCCCTGCGAGCCGTATCGGGTCCGGGCCAGATCAGTGCCACGGCGCGCATCACCCTGGCCGACTGGCGGGTGAGCGGCCTGAAGGGGACCATACGGGGCGAGAATTTCCAGGCGGTCAGCTTCCCCGAGCTGCACATGTTGGGGTCGCCGGACCTGAGTTTCGAGGGGACTCCCCAGCGGCTCACCGTGCGCGGAGAGCTGCGCATACCCGAGATGCGCATCAACGGCGCCTCCTCCCGCACCCTCGTTTCGCCCAGCAGCGACGTGATCAGGGAGGGGAACATCGCGCCGGCAGCCACGGAATCGCCCCCCATCCTTGACGCCCGGGTGCGGGTGCTGCTGGGGGAACGGGTCAGGGTCAAGGCCTCCGGAATCGACGCCAGCTTGGGTGGCAGCATGGATCTGGCCATGAACGGGCTGGACAAGATTACCAGCAGCGGCGAAATCAGGGTGGTCAAGGGGAAATTCAGCACCTACGGCGTGAACCTGGATATTGTCCGCGGCCGCCTGTTCTTCACCGGCGGCCCCATCCATCGACCGACCCTGGATTTTCTGGCCCTGCGCACCATCGGTGACGTGCGGGCCGGCGTGACGGTCGCGGGAACCCTGCAGAGGCCGGTCACCAGGCTCTACTCCGAGCCGGCCATGCAGGACTCGGACATCCTGGCCTATGTGGTGCTCGGCCACCCCATGAGCGGTAACGGCAGCCAAACCAACCTGATGGCCAAGGCTGCCGGCGCCCTGCTCGGCTCCAGCCAGGCGTCGGTCCTGTTCTATCGCATCAGGGACCAGCTGGGGCTGAGCAGCCTGGAGGTTCAGGATGGCGGGGGGGTAAGTGGCACCATGGGCTACAAGCCGCTGCAGGTGACCCCTCCCGGAAGCGTGGCAAGCACGCAGCAGGGGAGCGTCGCCGATACGGCCCTCAGTGTGGGCAAGTATCTGACGCCAAAGCTCTACATCAGTTACGGCAGATCATTGTTCACCGGAAGCAATCTGGTCAGGTTACGGTACGATATCTTCAGGAACTGGCAGATCGAGACCCAGGCTGGCAACGAGAGCAGCGTCGATCTCTACTACAAGCTGGAGTTCAGGTGA
- a CDS encoding autotransporter assembly complex protein TamA, translating into MNPAVSTLIRSLVSLVSRFIPLARRCVTQAFRVALLGLFLAPPLFASPAVEVVVSGIEGEARENVRQWLALPDELAAGDSVDRLWLERFARQAVDRAKTALEPFGYYNARVTVSLEESQDTLRLLVRVVPGEAVRLSEVRVSVTGPGGGERRLRRLVDTFPLKKGDVLLHQKYEEAKAALLSRAQELGYLDAAYGRHEIRIEESATSAVIHLALDTGGKYAFGETSIQGAPDYPDGFLRRHLNYGAGEVFSHSRLGETQRNFTNSERFRDVLVTAGTADRATQRVPIVVQLKEAPRITLRPGVGYGTDTGGRFTLRYRDLNLFHLGHELNSQLYLAERLQGLVIGYVRPSPRDIRSATTLQLNVQQEDTDSYFSRILAMELARTHGFGRGILGTAYIRGQYEDYEVGDQDDSARLLLPGLRLSVDRYDNPLRPRRGYRYGLELRGTHRLLGSDTELVQFLVGGSHVLALPGRFSLRTRADGGTTLLSDHMRAIPPSLRFFAGGDRSVRGYSYKSLGPRDSSGDVVGGRQMLVGSVELERALFQSWGLSVFFDAGNAFDSLGSLKLYQGAGFGLHYYSPVGALNLSLARPLNGRSSSLHVHFTVGFEL; encoded by the coding sequence TTGAACCCTGCCGTTTCAACCCTGATCCGTTCGCTCGTCTCCCTGGTTTCGAGATTCATCCCCCTGGCGCGGCGCTGTGTCACGCAGGCTTTTCGCGTTGCGTTGCTCGGCCTCTTCCTCGCCCCCCCCCTCTTCGCCTCCCCGGCGGTGGAGGTCGTTGTGAGCGGTATCGAGGGTGAGGCCCGGGAAAATGTGCGCCAGTGGCTGGCCCTGCCTGATGAGCTTGCCGCTGGGGACTCGGTTGACCGTCTCTGGCTGGAACGTTTCGCACGACAGGCGGTTGACAGGGCCAAAACCGCCCTTGAGCCGTTCGGCTACTATAACGCCCGGGTTACCGTTTCCCTGGAGGAGTCGCAGGATACGCTTCGCCTGCTGGTCAGGGTCGTGCCGGGCGAAGCGGTGCGCCTGAGCGAGGTGCGGGTGAGCGTGACCGGCCCCGGCGGCGGGGAACGCCGCCTGCGGCGCCTGGTGGATACCTTTCCCCTGAAGAAGGGGGATGTGCTGCTGCATCAGAAATACGAAGAGGCCAAGGCCGCGCTCCTCTCCCGGGCCCAGGAGCTGGGCTACCTGGACGCGGCCTACGGGCGGCACGAGATACGCATCGAAGAAAGCGCCACCAGCGCCGTCATTCATCTGGCTCTGGATACGGGCGGGAAGTATGCTTTCGGCGAGACGAGCATCCAGGGGGCGCCCGACTATCCGGACGGCTTCCTGCGACGCCACCTGAACTATGGCGCCGGCGAGGTATTCTCACACTCCCGGCTGGGCGAGACCCAGCGCAACTTCACCAACTCGGAGCGCTTCCGGGATGTGCTGGTCACGGCCGGCACAGCCGACAGGGCAACGCAGCGGGTGCCGATCGTCGTGCAGCTGAAGGAAGCCCCCCGCATCACCCTGCGGCCGGGCGTCGGCTACGGCACCGATACCGGCGGCCGCTTCACCCTCCGCTACCGCGACCTGAACCTGTTCCACCTGGGGCATGAACTGAACTCCCAGCTGTACCTGGCCGAGCGGCTCCAGGGGCTGGTGATCGGCTATGTCCGGCCCAGCCCGCGGGACATCAGGAGCGCCACGACGCTGCAACTGAACGTGCAGCAGGAAGATACGGACAGTTATTTCAGCAGGATACTGGCCATGGAGCTGGCCCGCACCCATGGCTTCGGCAGGGGGATACTGGGCACGGCCTATATCAGGGGGCAGTACGAGGATTATGAGGTGGGCGACCAGGATGACAGCGCACGCCTCCTGCTGCCGGGACTGCGCCTGTCCGTTGACCGTTACGACAACCCGCTGCGCCCCCGACGGGGATACCGCTACGGACTTGAGCTGCGCGGGACGCACCGCCTGCTGGGCTCGGACACGGAGCTTGTCCAGTTCCTGGTCGGGGGGAGTCATGTCCTGGCGCTCCCCGGGCGCTTTTCCCTGCGTACGCGGGCCGATGGGGGGACAACCCTGCTGAGCGACCACATGCGTGCCATTCCCCCTTCACTGCGCTTCTTTGCCGGCGGAGACCGGAGCGTGCGCGGCTACTCCTACAAATCCCTGGGCCCCCGTGACAGTTCGGGAGATGTGGTGGGGGGCAGGCAGATGCTGGTTGGCAGTGTGGAGTTGGAGCGGGCACTCTTCCAGAGCTGGGGCCTGTCCGTCTTCTTCGATGCCGGTAACGCCTTCGACTCGCTCGGCTCACTCAAGCTGTATCAGGGGGCGGGGTTCGGCCTGCACTACTACTCCCCCGTTGGCGCCCTGAATCTCTCCCTGGCCCGCCCGCTCAACGGCCGATCTTCGTCGCTGCACGTTCATTTTACCGTGGGGTTCGAGCTGTGA
- a CDS encoding malto-oligosyltrehalose synthase, with product MKGTGLRIPLVTYRLQFNAAFHFNDAREIVPYLHELGISDIYASPYFKAYPGSPHGYDIHDHNCLNPEIGSPEEYGEMVDELKRRDMGQILDIVPNHMCIEGQGNAYWMDVLENGPSSPFADFFDIDWHPVKQELENKILIPILGDQYGTVLENGELCLCFDEGSFFVSYYDHRLPVIPKTYSHMLTLGIDALEEELGTAAPQFQELLSIITSLGHLPPVNEQVPERIVERYREKEVVKRRLWSLYQNSDAIREFVQRNLTLFNGTRGNPRSYDLLDALLREQVYRISHWRVATEEINYRRFFDINSLGAIRMEDPRVFAETHRLIFELVASGNVSGLRVDHADGLRDPEEYFRRLQSACFARLYRFPREETESAGEGDRDAEADVHEAYERVMAQDPLHPPFYIVGEKILLKGESLPDSWQVFSTTGYEFANQVNGLFVETSNAKVFETLYTRFLQHRIDFRDAVYEKKKLVMQVSMSSEINTLGHYLNRLSEQNRHTRDFTLNSLIKAIVEVIAFFPVYRTYINDLDVMERDRQYIESAVGRAKRKNPAISDSVFDFVRDMLLLRFPETLDAEQRQAWLDFVLRFQQITGPVMAKGVEDTAFYLYNRLVSLNEVGGSPERFGTTLEAFHGLNLKRSKQRPLSMLATSTHDTKRSEDVRARINVLSEIPDLWREGLTRWSRQNRRHKIIVDGKPAPSRNEEYLLYQTLVGTWPLCGNGDDDFRSFRLRIREYMLKAMREAKVHTSWISPNLPHEDAVLRFIDLILDDSSHNAFLRDFSSFQTLTAACGIFNSLSQTLLKICSPGIPDFYQGSELWDFSLVDPDNRRPVDFSLRRAALDDLLRREAEHGPLETARHLLACRRDGRVKLHLIRTALAFRRDNRALFESGRYQPLTVEGCLQEHVCAFLRSFNGVSALVVVPRFCSRLTGAGGALPLGMELWRDTRVMLPRESALLRYRNIFTSEFLTPAQGEQGLSLALGELLAAYPVALLDRGGA from the coding sequence GTGAAGGGCACGGGGCTGAGGATACCGCTGGTGACCTACCGGCTGCAGTTCAACGCTGCTTTCCACTTCAACGATGCGCGGGAGATCGTTCCCTACCTGCACGAACTGGGTATCAGCGACATCTACGCCTCGCCCTACTTTAAGGCCTATCCGGGCAGCCCGCACGGCTACGACATACATGACCACAACTGCCTCAATCCGGAGATCGGCTCTCCCGAAGAGTACGGCGAGATGGTCGATGAGCTGAAGCGCCGGGACATGGGGCAGATACTGGATATCGTGCCCAACCACATGTGCATCGAGGGGCAGGGCAACGCCTACTGGATGGATGTGCTGGAAAACGGCCCCAGTTCCCCCTTTGCGGACTTTTTCGACATCGACTGGCACCCGGTCAAGCAGGAGCTGGAAAACAAGATCCTGATCCCGATCCTGGGCGACCAGTACGGCACGGTGCTGGAAAACGGGGAACTGTGCCTCTGCTTCGACGAGGGCTCCTTCTTCGTCTCCTACTACGACCACAGGCTTCCCGTCATCCCCAAGACCTACAGTCATATGCTGACCCTGGGGATTGACGCCCTGGAGGAGGAACTGGGAACCGCCGCCCCCCAGTTTCAGGAGCTTCTGAGTATCATCACCTCCCTCGGCCATCTGCCACCGGTTAACGAGCAGGTTCCCGAGCGTATCGTTGAGCGCTACCGGGAGAAGGAGGTCGTCAAGCGCCGCCTGTGGAGCCTGTACCAGAACAGCGACGCGATCAGGGAGTTTGTCCAGCGCAATCTGACGCTGTTCAATGGAACCAGGGGCAATCCGCGCAGCTATGACCTGTTGGACGCACTGTTGCGAGAGCAGGTCTACCGTATCTCCCACTGGCGCGTTGCCACGGAGGAGATCAACTATCGCCGGTTCTTCGATATCAACTCCCTGGGCGCCATCAGGATGGAGGATCCGCGGGTCTTTGCCGAGACCCACCGGCTGATCTTCGAGCTGGTGGCGTCGGGCAACGTCAGCGGCCTGCGCGTTGATCACGCCGACGGTCTGCGGGATCCGGAGGAGTATTTCCGCAGGCTCCAGTCGGCCTGTTTCGCGCGCCTGTATCGCTTCCCCCGCGAAGAGACCGAATCCGCGGGGGAAGGGGACCGGGATGCGGAAGCCGACGTGCATGAGGCCTATGAACGCGTCATGGCTCAGGATCCACTCCACCCCCCCTTTTACATCGTGGGTGAGAAGATCCTGCTCAAGGGGGAGAGCCTGCCGGACAGCTGGCAGGTTTTCAGCACCACCGGCTACGAGTTCGCCAATCAGGTCAACGGCCTGTTCGTGGAAACCTCCAATGCCAAGGTCTTCGAGACACTGTATACACGCTTCCTGCAGCACCGCATAGACTTCCGCGATGCGGTGTACGAGAAAAAGAAGCTGGTTATGCAGGTGTCCATGTCCAGCGAGATCAACACCCTGGGCCACTACCTGAACAGGCTGTCGGAGCAGAACCGGCATACCCGGGATTTCACCCTCAACAGCCTGATCAAGGCCATCGTCGAGGTGATCGCCTTCTTTCCGGTGTACCGCACCTACATCAACGATTTGGATGTTATGGAGCGGGACCGCCAGTACATCGAATCGGCCGTCGGCCGGGCAAAGCGCAAGAACCCGGCCATCAGCGACTCGGTATTCGATTTTGTCAGGGACATGCTGCTGCTGCGCTTCCCCGAAACTCTGGACGCTGAACAGCGCCAGGCCTGGCTGGATTTCGTGCTGCGCTTCCAGCAGATCACCGGTCCGGTCATGGCCAAGGGGGTGGAGGACACCGCCTTTTACCTCTACAACCGGCTGGTCTCCCTGAACGAGGTGGGGGGCAGCCCGGAGCGGTTCGGCACCACCCTGGAGGCCTTCCACGGCCTGAACCTGAAGCGCAGCAAGCAGCGTCCCCTGTCCATGCTGGCCACCTCGACCCACGACACCAAGCGCAGCGAAGACGTGCGCGCCCGCATCAACGTGCTCTCGGAGATTCCCGACCTGTGGCGGGAGGGGCTCACCCGCTGGAGCCGTCAGAACCGCCGGCACAAGATCATCGTGGACGGGAAACCGGCGCCCAGCCGCAATGAGGAGTACCTGCTTTACCAGACCCTGGTGGGGACCTGGCCCTTGTGCGGGAACGGGGATGACGATTTCCGGAGTTTCCGCCTGCGCATCAGGGAGTACATGCTCAAGGCCATGCGCGAGGCCAAGGTCCATACCAGCTGGATCAGCCCCAATTTGCCTCACGAGGATGCGGTGCTGCGCTTCATCGACCTGATCCTGGACGATTCTAGCCACAACGCCTTCCTGCGCGATTTTTCCTCTTTCCAGACCCTGACCGCCGCCTGCGGCATCTTCAACTCCCTCTCCCAGACCCTGCTCAAGATCTGCTCGCCCGGCATCCCCGACTTTTACCAGGGAAGCGAGCTGTGGGACTTCAGCCTGGTGGATCCCGACAACCGCCGTCCGGTGGATTTCAGCCTGAGAAGGGCGGCGCTGGACGACCTGCTGCGCAGGGAGGCTGAACACGGCCCGCTGGAGACCGCCCGCCACCTGCTGGCCTGCCGCCGGGACGGACGCGTCAAGTTGCATCTGATTCGCACAGCGCTGGCCTTCCGCCGCGACAATCGCGCCCTGTTCGAATCGGGGCGCTACCAGCCCCTGACGGTGGAGGGGTGCCTCCAGGAGCATGTCTGCGCATTCCTGCGTTCGTTCAACGGCGTTTCGGCCCTGGTGGTCGTGCCGCGCTTCTGCAGCCGCCTGACCGGCGCCGGCGGAGCCCTTCCACTGGGGATGGAACTGTGGCGTGACACCCGGGTCATGCTCCCCCGCGAGAGCGCGTTGCTCCGTTACCGCAACATCTTTACTTCTGAATTCCTCACGCCGGCCCAGGGGGAACAGGGACTGAGCCTTGCCCTGGGGGAACTCCTCGCCGCGTACCCCGTGGCCCTGCTGGATCGAGGTGGCGCTTGA